DNA from Intestinimonas massiliensis (ex Afouda et al. 2020):
TTGAGGCCGGTGGCATCGGCGCACTCCCGCTTGGTCTGGTAGATGCCCTGGTCGGCGGACCAGATCACCACCCCGCCCTTCTCCGGCGCGGCCACGGCGCACTCCGGCTCCAGGAAGGCGTGCTCGGTGGGAGGGGTGTGGTATTTCCGGGTCACCACATATTTGGACTGCCTCAGCTTCTCCTCGGCGTTGCCGCGAACCAGATGCTCGTGGGTGAGCAGATTGCCGTCGGGCTGGATCTGCGGAGCGCCGGGGGCCATGGCCTCCTGGATGGAGAGCACCGGCTGGAGCACCTCGTATTCGATCCTCACCAGGGCCCGGGCCTGGTTGAGGAGCTCGGGCGTGTCGGCGGCGATGAGGACGATGGGGTCCCCGCAGAAGTGGACCTCCTCCCCCACCGGCACCAGCACCCACTGGTCCCGCTTGAGGTGCCCCACCTTGACCTGGCCGGGCAGCTCGGCGGCGGTGAGCACCGCCCGCACCCCGGGCAGGGCCCTGGCCTCGGCCGTGTCAATGGACTTGACGATGGCTCTGGGGTACTCCGAGCGTACCGCTCCGCCGTGGAGCATGCCCGGCAGGTGGATGTCGTCGGTGTACTCGGCCACGCCCAGAGCCTTGTCCGGAGCGTCCACCCGGGGCAGGTTCTCCCCCACCCGGCCGGAGAAGTCCTCGTGGGGGACGGCCTCCCCCTCCCGGAAGATCCGGGCGGCCAGGAGCACGGCGTCCTCAATCTTCTTGTAGCCGGTGCAGCGGCAGATATTGTTGCGCAGGGCGAAGCGGACCTCCTCCCGGCTGGGGTCCGGGCTGGCGTCGATCAGGCCCTTGGCGCTCATGACCATACCGGGGGTGCAGAAGCCGCACTGGACCGCGCCGCAGTGGGTGAAGGCATAGGCGTACACGTCCTTCTCCCGCTCGGTGAGGCCCTCGCAGGTGATGACGCTCCTGCCCTCCATTTTGGAGGTCTTCTGGACACAGGCCTTTGTGGCTTTGCCGTCGATGAGGATGGTGCAGGTGCCGCACGCGCCCTCGGAACAGCCGTTCTTCACCGAGGTGAGCAGCAGCTCCTCCCGCAAAAAGGTGATGAGCTTTTCCTCTTTGTCTGTGGATACCGATTTGCCGTTTACCGTAAAGGTGAACATGTCGGGCCCTCCTTTTGTCCGGACGTATGCTTCCGTTGCCTCTAGCTTAACACCGAAAATACACAAAGGCAAGGAAAGAACATCCGTCAAAATTACCAAAAATCTAAAAAACTTTTTGGTGTAACAAAAATTTTTTAGTTTACCCCTTGACTTGCGGCGCAGGCGTGTTATGATAGGGCCAGAACGAACCAGAAAATTTTTTAGGTCTCATGATGATTGGGAGGAGACGACGGCATGAGAGAGCAAATCCGGTGGACCGACAACCATATGCCACCCAGCGGGGACCGGCAGTTGGAGATCATGTCCCTGGCCAATGTGGCCAAGGCGCGGTTTTTCCACAGCAGCTTTCCCCAGTACAGCGTGACCCCCCTGGCCCGGCTGGACGGCATGGCCCGCTACCTGGGGCTGGCCGGGCTGTTTGTAAAGGACGAATCCTTCCGGTTTGGTCTGAACGCCTTCAAGGTGCTGGGCGGCTCCTTCGCCATGGCCCGCTACATCGCCCAGCAGATGGGCCGGGACGTGTCCGAGATGACCTATGACTACCTGACCAGCGACCGGCTGAAGCAGGCGTTCGGCCAGGCCACCTTCTTCACCGCCACCGACGGCAACCACGGCCGGGGCGTGGCCTGGGCGGCCAACAAGCTGGGGCAGAAGGCCGTGGTACATATGCCCAAGGGCAGCTCCCGGGCCCGGTTCGACAACATCGCCCGCGAGGGCGCCGCCGTCACCATCGAGGCGGTCAACTACGACGCGTGCGTGCGCATGGCCGCCGCAGAGGCCGCGGGGACCGAGCACGGCGTCATCGTGCAGGATACCGCCTGGGACGGCTACGAGGAGATCCCCTCCTGGATCATGCAGGGTTACGGCACCATGGCCAGCGAGAGTGCCGACCAGCTCCGGCAGATGGGAATCAACCGGCCCACCCACGTGTTCGTCCAGGCGGGAGTCGGGTCCCTGGCCGGCGCGGTCATCGGATACTACACCAACCTTTTTCCCAACGATCCTCCCAAGTTCGTGGTGATGGAGGCCCGGGCGGCCGACTGCCTCTACCGGGGGGCCCTGGCCGGGGACGGAGCACCCCGGATCGTGGAGGGCGATCTCCAGACCATCATGGCCGGGTTGGCCTGCGGCGAGCCCAACACCCTGTCCTGGGACATCCTGCGCAACCACACCACCGCCTTTGTCTCCTGCCCCGACTGGGTCAGCGCACGGGGGATGCGGATGCTGGGCGTACCGGTGAAGGGGGACCCGGTGGTCATCTCCGGCGAGTCCGGTGCGGTGGGCATGGGTCTCATCGCCGCTCTGATGGAGACCGACGAGTACCGGGACCTGCGGGACGTCATCGGGCTGGACCGCTTCAGCCAGGTGCTGCTGTTCTCCACCGAGGGCAACACCGACCCCATGAAATTCCGCAAAGTGCTCTGGGATGGGGAGTACCCCACCGTATAAATCTGTGGTACAATTAAAATTGATACGATCAATGGAGGGCTTTCAAATGGACTTTGAGAAAATCAAGGCGGCTGCCGCAGGCTACAGCGCCGACATGAACCGTTTCCTCCGCGCCATGATCTCCCATCCCAGCGAGAGCTGCGAGGAGAAGGAGGTCGTGGCCTGCATCCGATCCGAGATGGAGAAGCTGGGCTACGACAAGGTGGAAGTGGACGGCCTGGGCAACGTCATCGGCTGGATGGGCGAAGGCGACAAGATCATCGCCATCGACTCCCACATCGACACCGTGGGCGTCGGCAACCGCGGCAACTGGACCCACGACCCCTACGAGGGCTACGAGGACGACGCGGTGATCTACGGCCGCGGCGGCTCCGACCAGGAGGGCGGCATGGCCTCCGCCGTTTACGGCGCCAAGATCATGAAGGATCTGGGCCTCATCCCCGCCGGCTACCGGATCATGGTGGTGGGCTCCGTGCAGGAGGAGGACTGCGACGGCATGTGCTGGCAGTACATCGTCAACCAGTTCTTCCCCGCCAACCGCATCCAGAAGGAGCAGGTGGAATTCGTCATCTCCACCGAGCCCACCGACGGCGGCATCTACCGCGGCCACCGGGGCCGCATGGAGATCCGGGTGGACGTGAAGGGCGTGTCCTGCCACGGCTCCGCCCCCGAGCGGGGCGACAACGCCATCTACAAGATGGCCGACATTCTCCAGGATGTCCGCGCCCTCAACGAAAACCCCGCCGACGACACCGTGGAGATCAAGGGCCTGGTAAAAATGCTGGACCCCAAGTACAACCCCGAGCACTACGAGGACGCCCGCTTCCTGGGCCGGGGCACCTGCACCACCTCTCAGATTTTTTACACCTCTCCCAGCCGCTGCGCCGTGGCCGACTCCTGCGCCATCTCCATCGACCGCCGCATGACCGCCGGCGAGACCTGGGACTCCTGTCTCCAGGAGATCCGGGACCTGCCCAGCGTGAAGAAGTATGGCCAGGACGTATCCGTGTCCATGTATATGTACGACCGGCCCTCCTGGACTGGCGAGGTATATGAGACCGAGTGCTACTTCCCCACCTGGATCAACAAGGCCAGCGCCGCCCATGTCCAGGCCCTGGCCGACGCCCACCACGCCCTGTTCGGCGCGGAGCGCATCGGCCATGCCGACGCCGATCCCGCCCGGGACGCCATGCACCTGCGCGCCGGCCGCCCCCTCACCGACAAGTGGACCTTCTCCACCAACGGCGTGGCCATCCAGGGCCGGTACGGCATTCCCTGCGTGGGCTTCGGCCCCGGCGCCGAAAGCCAGGCTCACGCCCCCAACGAGATCACCTGGAAGCAGGACCTGGTGACCTGCGCCGCCCTGTACGCCGCTGTGCCCGGCCTCTACAAAGAGGAGAACAAGACCGGCGACGCAACCCAGTTCCGCGCCACCCTCACCGACAACGACATCCGCTAAACAAAGAATAAAGGAGAATGCCATTATGGATCAGACCCTTCAGATGTATATTGACAAGCTCAACAAGCTCAACTTCCGGGAGATGTACGAGGGCGACTTCTTCCTGACCTGGGAGAAGTCCGACGACGAGCTGGAAGCCGTGTTTACCGTGGCCGACGCCCTGCGCTATATGCGCGAGCACAACATCTCCACCAAGGTGTTCGACTCCGGTCTGGGCATCTCCCTGTTCCGGGACAACTCCACCCGCACCCGTTTCTCCTTTGCCAGCGCCTGCAACCTGCTGGGTCTGGAGGTCCAGGACCTGGACGAGGGCAAGAGCCAGATCGCCCACGGCGAGACCGTCCGCGAGACGGCCAACATGATCTCCTTCATGGCCGACGTCATCGGCATCCGGGACGACATGTATATCGGCAAGGGCAACCAATACATGCACGACGTGGTGGACGCCGTCACCGAGGGCCACCGGGACGGGGTTCTGGAGCAGAAGCCCACCCTGGTGAACCTCCAGTGCGACATCGACCACCCCACCCAGTGCATGGCCGACATGCTGCACATCATCCATACGTTCGGCGGCGTGGAGAATCTGAAGGGCAAAAAGGTAGCCATGACCTGGGCCTACTCCCCCAGCTATGGCAAGCCCCTCAGCGTGCCCCAGGGCGTCATCGGCCTGATGACCCGCTTCGGCATGGACGTGGTGCTGGCCCACCCCGAGGGGTATGAGGTCATGCCCGAGGTGGAGGCGGTGGCCCGGGCCAACGCCGCCAAGACCGGCGGCACCTTCACCAAGACCAACTCCATGGCCGAGGCCTTTGCCGGCGCCGACATCGTCTACCCCAAGAGCTGGGCCCCCTTCGCCGCCATGGAGAAGCGCACCGACCTGTACGCCCAGGGCGACAGCGCGGGCATCCAGGCCCTGGAGCAGGAGCTTCTGGCCCAAAATGCCCAGCACAAGGACTGGTGCTGCACCGAGGAGCTGATGAAGACCACCAAGGATGGCAAGGCCCTGTACCTGCACTGCCTGCCCGCCGACATCAACGGCGTGTCCTGCGTGGACGGCGAGGTGGAGGCCAGCGTCTTTGACCGCTACCGCACCCCCCTGTATCAGGAGGCCAGCTTCAAGCCCTACGTCATCGCGGCCATGATCTTCCTAGCCAAGGTAAAGGACCCCCAGGCCACCCTGAAGGCCCTGGAAGAGCGCGCCGCCGCCCGCTGGTTCCAGAAGTAATTTCCTCTTGCTCCATCCATGACCCGCCCCTCCCTCCACCGCGCCGGGGCGGGTCATGTCTGTTTTTACTGCAATACAGGAGGTATTATCGAAATATGGGTAAACGAATCGTTATCGCCTTGGGCGGCAACGCGCTGGGCAGCAACCTGCCGGAGCAGATGGTCGCCGTAAAGCAGACCGCCCGGGCCATCGTGGACCTCATCCAGGAGGGGCACCAGGTGGTCATCGCCCACGGAAACGGACCTCAGGTGGGGATGATCCAGAAGGCCATGACCGAGCTGACCCGCTCTGACCCTGACAAGTATATTCCCTGTCCTCTGTCTGTCTGCGTAGCCATGAGCCAGGGCTACATCGGCTATGATCTGCAAAACGGCCTGCGGGAGGAGATGCTGGACCGGGGCATCTCCAAGGGGGTGGCCACGGTGCTGACCCAGGTGGAGGTGGACCCGGACGACCCCGCCTTCCGGCACCCCACCAAGCCCATCGGGGCCTTTATGACCCGGGAGGAGGCCGAACGCATGGTGGCCGAGCGGGGCTATGACGTCATCGAGGACGCCGGCCGGGGCTACCGCCGGGTGGTGGCCTCCCCCCGGCCCCAGTCCATCGTGGAAATCGAGTCCATCCGGGACATGGTGGAGGCCGGCCTGGTGGTGGTGGCCTGCGGCGGCGGCGGCATCCCCGTTTTTAAGACCCGGGGACACCATTTGAAGGGCGCGGCCGCCGTCATCGACAAGGATTTCGCCTCCTGCACTCTGGCCCAGCAGTTGGACGCCGACTGCCTCATCATCCTCACCGCCGTGGAAAAGGTGGCGGTGCACTTTGGCAAACCGGAACAGAAGTGGCTGGACCGCCTGACTCCCGACCAGGCCCGGATCTATATGGGCGAGGGGCACTTCGCCCCCGGCTCCATGCTTCCCAAGGTGCAGGCCGCCGTCCAGTTTGCCGAGTCCAAACCTGGGCGCACCGCGCTCATCACACTGCTGGAAAAAGCCAAGGACGGCATTGCCGGCCGAACCGGCACTGTCATTTCCCTTTGACCCCGCCTCCCCTTCCCTTCCCCATGCCACGCTTTCCCACATGCCGGAGGGCGGCCCCGCAGTGCGGGGCCGCCCTCCGGCACTCCATTTTTTCCCTCTTGACAAAACGCCTGTTCGAGTTATAATAATGGTACAAATGTTCTATTGGGAGGGGGCGCAGCCCGTGGAGCTGCTGGACAAGCTGACCATTCTCACCGATGCGGCCAAATATGATGCCGCCTGCACCTCCAGCGGCCTGGACCGGGCCGGGCGGCCGGGGCGGTTGGGCTCCACGGTGCTGGCAGGGTGCTGCCACTCCTTTTCCGCCGACGGCCGCTGCGTCACCCTTTTCAAGGTCCTGCTGACCAACGTGTGCGTCTACGACTGCCAGTACTGCGTCAACCGCCGATCCAGCGACGTGCCCCGGGCCGCCTTCACGCCCCGGGAGCTGGCCGAGCTCACCATCCAGTTCTACCGCCGCAACTACATCGAGGGGCTGTTCCTCTCCTCCGCCGTGCTGAAAAACCCGGACTACACCACCGAGCGCATGATCGAGACTCTGCGTATCGTCCGGCAGGACTACGGCTTCGCCGGGTACATCCACGCCAAAGCCATCCCCGGGGCGGACCCGCTGCTGACCTGGCGGCTGGGCCTGCTGGCCGACCGGCTCTCCGTCAACATCGAGCTGCCCTCGGAGCAGAGCCTGGCCCTGCTGGCCCCGGACAAGAAGAGGGACGCCATCCTGTCTCCCATGCGGCAGATCCGGGACGGGGTGGCCCGCTCCAGCCAGGAGCTCAAACAGTACCGGGGCGCCCCCCGATTCGCCCCGGCGGGCCAGTCCACCCAGATGATCATCGGCGCCACCCCGGAGACCGACCTGCACATCCTCCGCCTCACCGAGGCCCTCTACCAGAAATACCGGCTCAAGCGGGTCTTTTACTCGGCCTATCTGCCGGTGTCGGACAGCGCCCTTCTCCCCGCCCGGCGGGATTTTCAGCCGCCCCTGCTGCGGGAGCACCGGCTCTACCAGGCGGACTGGCTCCTGCGTTACTACCACTTCACCGCCGCCGAGCTGCTGGACGAGGCTCACCCCGACTTCGACCCCCGGGTGGACCCCAAATGCTCCTGGGCCCTCAACCACCTGGAGCAGTTTCCGGTAGAGGTCAACCGGGCCGATTATGAGATTCTGCTCCGGGTCCCGGGCATCGGCGTCCGCTCAGCCCGGCGCATCCTCACCGCCCGGCGGGTGGGGCCCCTCACCTTCGAGGGACTCAAGCGGCTGGGCGTGGTCCTCAAGCGGGCTCAGTATTTCCTCACCTGCTCCGGACGGATGCTCCCCGGCCTCAGCCGGGTGCGCCCGGACGGCGTCCTGCGCCGTCTGGTGGCGCTGGAGCAGCCCGCCCTGGCAGGCCCCGCCCCGGAGCAGCTCTCTCTGTTTCACCCCACCGGTTAGGAGGTGCCCCATGTCCCAATGGCCCCAGTTCCAGTATACCTACGACGGCAGCTTTGCCGGATTCCTCTGCTGCGTCTACGAGAGCTACGTCCGCAGGGAGCTGCCCGTCTGCTTCGCCATGGCGGAGGACCCCCGCCTCACCCTGTGGCCCGACCGGGCGGTGGAGACCTGCCGGGAGCACGCCGAGCGGGTCTACCGCTCCCTGGCCCGGCGCATCTGCCTGGAGGCCCAGCGCTGGGTGGTCCGCGGCTTTCTCACCTGCATGCCGGAGAAGGAACGGCGGCTTTACGACTTTATCCGGCTGGGCTACAGCGTGGGCCCGGCGGCGGTACGGGACCTGACCGATCCCCGGGTGGCCGCCCTGCACACCGCCCTGCTCCACCTGAATGGGGAGGTCCACCTGCTGCGCGGCTTTGTCCGCTTCTCCCAGCAGGAGGGGGCCCTGGTGGCCGAAATCGAGCCCAAAAACCGGGTCCTCCCCCTGCTGCGGCCCCACTTCTGCGCCCGGTACTCCGGGGAGCGCTTCGTCATCTACGACCGCACCCACCGGGAGGCTCTCTTCTACCAGCCCGGGCGGTGGGCCATCGTCCCCCTGGACCGGTTCGAGGTGGCCGCCCCCAACCAGGCCGAGCGGGACTACCGGCGGCTGTGGCGGCGGTTCTACGATACCATCGCCATCGAGGAGCGCCGCAATCCCAAATGCCGCATGACCCACATGCCCAAGCGCTACTGGAACACCATGACGGAATTTCAAACGGACCCGGCCCCCGCCGGGAGAAAGGAACGGATGGAATGAAGAATGTGAAAATCACCGTGCTCCGCAAACAGCTCAACGAGGACCTGGCGGAACGATACCTCACCGACGGGAAGGACGTGGAATGCGCTTTCTATCAGGTGGGCGACACCTTCCTCTACACCGGCGGAGCGGAGATGCCGGAGGGCTTCTGCCCCTGGGCCTGGATCGACGTCTACCGGAGCGTCTCGGCCCTCTCCGCCGGGGCCACCTGCACCCCCTGGCAGAAGCGGGACGGGGTGAGCGTGGTATGCTGCACCGACGGCATCCGGCCCGTTACCTTCCTGCTGGAGGCTCTGGAAGCGCTTCCCGGATAGAAAACATGCGCCCGCCCGGCTTTCAACCGGGCGGGCGCATGTTCATGCTTTTTTCAGGATGGCCTCCAGACGCTCCGCCGGGACCGAACCGATGGGGCGGAGGGGGCGATGTTCTTCTCAAACCAGGCCACATCGCGCCACCAGTCGCACGGGAAGCCTGTGCTGCGGTAGGTCACCAGCCGCCGGAATCCCATGGCCTGGTGGAGCCCCCCGCTCTTCCCGTTGGGCACCGTGACCCCGCCGCAGACCGTCTTGACCCCCTGGAGCGCCAGAATCTCCAGCAGGGCCGCGCTGTCGGCGGCCGCTACAAACCGGGATGTCATCCGCTTCTCTCCTCCCCTCACCTTACCAAGCGGGGGCCGACTGGGGCGCCGCTTCCGTCTTCCGGTAGGCCATGCCGCCGAAGTCCCGGTCCAGCCAGGGGTCCAGGGGGGCGCCCTCCTCCACTGCGGCAAAGAAACGGCCGATCTGTTCTGCCGCCACCGGGACCGCCCGCTCCAGCAGCCTCCCCAGGACTCGGCTGCTCTCGGCGCTGGCCGGAGCGGGGACGGCCTCCAGGATCATTCCTCTGGCCCCCGCCAGGACTGGGAGGCGCCCACACAGCCGGTCGGCCGCCCGACCGGCCCGGGTACCGCTCACCCGGGCCAGCAGCGCCGTGTCCCGCCGCATGGCCAGATAGCCCTTTCGGAACTCCGCCGGCCCCGCCGTACCATAGGCCAGCGCCGCGGCCTTGCAGACCGCCTCCCCGGCGGGGGGCGGCAGATGCGCCCGCCGGGCGTCCAGTCCGGCCCGCTCCATCAGCAGCCGGTCAAACTCCGCCTCCATGGCCAGGTGGGCCAGCTCCCCCCGGGCGGCCCGGGCCTCCACATAGGGGTGGCAGGTGCTGTCCAGCGCCAAATGGCACAAAAATCCGGCGGCGTAGCCCCGGCTCATGGGCACGCACTCCTCCACCGCCGCCCGCAGCCGCCGGAAGGCGGGCAGGGCGGAGCATTTGTGCATCTTCAGCCCCTCCCGCCGGGCCGGGTTGCCGGTGGCAGGATGGTAGAAAAACAGAGGGTCGGGGCCCAGGCAGCCCAGATCAAAGGCCGCCCGCTCCCCCTCCAGCGAGGTCCGGAGTTCCTCCGGGAGCTGGGCCAGGACCCTGGCGCCAAAGGTCAGATGTGCAAAGTAATTGGGCATGGGATTTTCTTCCTCTCCAAAGACAAACAGTCCGGCGGCCTGCGGCCCGCCGGACTGTCGAACGGGCGTCAGCCGCCCAGGTATGCTTTTTTGACCGCCTCGTCGGCCAGGAGCTCGGTGCCGGTGCCGGAGGTGACGATGCGTCCCGTCTCCAGCACGTAGCCCCGGTCGGCCACCGACAGGGCCATCTGTGCGTTCTGTTCTACCAGCAGGATGGTGGTGCCACCCGCGTGGAGGGTCTTGACGATGTCGAAGATCTCGTCCACCAGGATGGGGGCCAGACCCATGGAGGGCTCGTCCAGCATCAGCAGCTTGGGCTTGGACATGATGGCCCGGCCCATGGCCAGCATCTGCTGCTCGCCGCCGGACAGCGTGCCGGCCACCTGTCTGCGCCGCTCCTTCAGGCGGGGGAAGCGCTGGTACACCACTTCCATGCTCTCGTCCAGCTCACTCTTGGGCCGGGTGTAGCCGCCCATCTCCAGGTTCTCCTCCACCGACATCTGGGTGAACACCCGGCGCCCCTCGGGCACATGGGCCAGGCCCATCTCCACGATCTTGTGGGGCTTGATCCCCGCCAGGGGCCTGCCCAGAAATTCCATCCCGCCGGTCTTGGTGTGGAGCAGGCCGGAGATGGTCTTGAGGATGGTGGACTTGCCCGCGCCGTTGGCGCCGATGAGGGTGACGATCTCCCCCTCCTCCACGTGGAAGGACACGTCCTTAATGGCGTGGATGGCGCCGTAGTACACGTTGATGGTTTCCACATTGAGCATCATGGCGTCATCCCTCCTTGTTGCTGCCCAGGTAGGCCTTGATGACCTCTGGGTTGTTCTGGATGTCCTCGGCGGTACCCTTGGCGATGACCTGACCGAAGTTGAGCACGCAGATGCCCTCGCAGATGCCCATGACCAGGCTCATGTCGTGCTCGATGAGCATGATGGCGATCTGGAAGGTATCCCGGATCTTGACGATGTTGTCCATCAGCTCACTGGTCTCGGAGGGATTCATGCCCGCCGCCGGCTCGTCTAGCAGCAGCAGGGACGGGTTGGTGCCCAGGGCCCGGACGATCTCCAGACGCCGCTGGGCGCCGTAAGGCAGGCTGCCCGCCTCGTGGCCGGCCAGGTCCTGCATGTCAAAGATGCTCAGCAGCTCCATGGCCCGCCCCCGGGCAATCTCCCCCCCCCGCCAGTAGCCCGGCAGACGGAGGATGGCCGCCGGCAGGCGGTAGTCCATCTCATTGTGCAGGCCGATGAGCACGTTGTCCAGCACGCTCAGGCTCTTGAACAGGCGGATGTTCTGGAAGGTGCGGGCGATGCCCAGCTTATTGACCTGGATGGTGTTCAGACCGGCGGTATCGTGGCCGTCCAGCAGGATGGTGCCCCGGGGGGGGTGGTACACCTTGGTCAGCAGATTGAATACCGTGGTCTTGCCCGCGCCGTTGGGGCCGATCAGGCCGGCGATCTCGGTGCGGCCGATGGCCATGTTGAAGTCGTTGACGGCGGTCAGGCCGCCGAAGTCGATGCCCAGGTGGCGGCACTCGAGGATGGGGCTCTTGTCCACGTCCCGCTCTGGGATGATGTTGGGGTTGGGCACCGGCACCAGCTTGGCCTCGGGTATGCGTCGATTGGCGGCTGCACTCATTTCTGAGCCCCCTCCTTTCCCGTTCTGGTCCCGCCGTTCATCAGCTTCTCCAAGATGCGGGACAGGGAGAAGTCATAGGTGCCCATGAGGCCCTTGGGGCGGAAGATCATCATCAGCACCAGCAGCAGGGAGTAGGCCACCATCCGGTAGTCCGCCACCGAGCGCAGCAGCTCAGGCAGAATGGTGAGCACCGTGGCCGACAGGACGGAGCCCAGCATGGAGCCCATGCCGCCCAGCACCACCATGACCAGGATCTCGATGGACTTCATGAATTTAAAGGTGGAGGGGTACAGGGAGCCCAGATATCCGGCGTACAGGCAGCCGGCGATGCCCGCGAAGAAGGCGGACAGAACGAAGGCCATGACCTTGTAATAGGTGGTGTTGACGCCGCAGGACTCGGCGGCGATCTCATTCTCCCGGATGGACAGGATGGCCCGGCCGTGGCGGGATTTCATCACCATGTGGATGATCAGGCAGGTAAGAGCCACGCAGAGGAACACCAGCGTGAAGCTGGAGATCTTGGGGATGCGCTTGAGGCCGGCGGCGCCGTAGGTAAACTTGAAGCCCAGCACCGAGTCGATGTTGGTCAGGACCACCCGGATGATCTCGCCGAAGCCCAGGGTGATGATGGCCAGATAGTCGCCCTTCAGCCGCAGGGCGGGGATGCCGATGATGAGGCCGAAGATACCCGCCATGATACCGGACAG
Protein-coding regions in this window:
- a CDS encoding ABC transporter ATP-binding protein, whose translation is MSAAANRRIPEAKLVPVPNPNIIPERDVDKSPILECRHLGIDFGGLTAVNDFNMAIGRTEIAGLIGPNGAGKTTVFNLLTKVYHPPRGTILLDGHDTAGLNTIQVNKLGIARTFQNIRLFKSLSVLDNVLIGLHNEMDYRLPAAILRLPGYWRGGEIARGRAMELLSIFDMQDLAGHEAGSLPYGAQRRLEIVRALGTNPSLLLLDEPAAGMNPSETSELMDNIVKIRDTFQIAIMLIEHDMSLVMGICEGICVLNFGQVIAKGTAEDIQNNPEVIKAYLGSNKEG
- a CDS encoding branched-chain amino acid ABC transporter permease — protein: MKQKRISMPVRYGINLVLTIALWAVLFGLIRSGSITNYWSGILVTVGINIILAVSLNMATGYLGQLPLGHAGFMAVGAYTGGIFLKSTPVDELLKAGNTAGCLPYIVAALLLSGIMAGIFGLIIGIPALRLKGDYLAIITLGFGEIIRVVLTNIDSVLGFKFTYGAAGLKRIPKISSFTLVFLCVALTCLIIHMVMKSRHGRAILSIRENEIAAESCGVNTTYYKVMAFVLSAFFAGIAGCLYAGYLGSLYPSTFKFMKSIEILVMVVLGGMGSMLGSVLSATVLTILPELLRSVADYRMVAYSLLLVLMMIFRPKGLMGTYDFSLSRILEKLMNGGTRTGKEGAQK